The sequence below is a genomic window from Fusibacter sp. A1.
CGGTGTCCCAAGTGATGCCAAAGTTATTGTAAAGCTCAATGACTGTATTCTTTAAGATTGCTTTCTGCTTATCTGATAATGACGGTAAATAAAGACTAAAGAAAATATCAAGGTTCTTGATATAGATTGCCATGTCGCCTATGCCATTGCCTTCGTCTTGATAGTATTTGTCATCATCGTCTACTGGTGTTGGTCTTATTTGTAATGGATTGATTTTACCGTTGCTTCCGCCACCTGCATTAATCCAGTCTCCATCAAGGGCTAAGCATAAATCTCGCATCTCACGTTCAGGGTCAATAAAGATGATCTTGGTTCCTTTCATATACTCAGAAAGTGCTATGTGTTTAATCGTGGCACTTTTACCAACTCCAGCTACACCCATAATCGTAAAATTTGAATTAGTTCTATCATTACCTCTTTTCCAAGGATCTAAAATAACTAATCCCCCAGCATTATCACGTCCAAAGTAATAACCAGTGCCATCATTATCCGCCAAGGATATAAAACAAAGCAAATCGTTCTCTATCATTTACATGGGTTTTATCTTGTAATATCATATTTTGAAAATTATAAGCATGATCTTCATTCATAAAATACATATTCTTTACCCCCTTAT
It includes:
- a CDS encoding DUF6075 family protein encodes the protein MLMELNKMWKKKPNYKGVKNMYFMNEDHAYNFQNMILQDKTHVNDRERFALFYILGG